Proteins encoded within one genomic window of Halodesulfurarchaeum formicicum:
- a CDS encoding GNAT family N-acetyltransferase, whose amino-acid sequence MARAYRPDDADALWELKRGFELGLGSGTGDGSKAERYQAKLDAEYRRSYLDWVDRCMEEESRAVQVTEREGDVVGYVFVLPETMAHIWDGAVLNEIYVEPAHRGTDVADELMAAAIAVAQSQALPLDRFLLDVDQSNERAHSLYENYGFEHWGEMMARELSPKSREAAGEGRHPPGGESTRNR is encoded by the coding sequence ATGGCGAGAGCGTACCGACCGGACGACGCCGACGCCCTCTGGGAACTCAAGCGCGGCTTCGAACTCGGGCTCGGCTCGGGAACGGGAGACGGGTCGAAAGCCGAGCGGTATCAGGCGAAACTCGATGCCGAGTACCGGCGGAGCTACCTCGACTGGGTTGATCGGTGTATGGAGGAGGAATCCCGGGCCGTCCAGGTGACCGAGCGCGAGGGGGACGTGGTGGGCTATGTCTTCGTCCTCCCCGAGACGATGGCACACATCTGGGACGGGGCAGTGCTGAACGAGATTTACGTCGAACCAGCCCATCGCGGGACCGACGTCGCCGACGAGTTGATGGCCGCGGCCATCGCGGTCGCCCAGTCACAAGCCCTCCCGCTCGATCGATTCCTGCTCGACGTCGACCAGTCGAACGAGCGGGCCCACTCACTCTACGAAAACTACGGCTTCGAGCACTGGGGCGAAATGATGGCACGGGAGTTGTCTCCGAAAAGCCGTGAGGCCGCGGGAGAGGGCCGGCACCCACCTGGTGGGGAATCGACCCGGAACCGATAA